The Streptomyces phaeolivaceus genome has a window encoding:
- a CDS encoding ABC transporter ATP-binding protein, protein MYVLTGVTKRYSRGKDTVTALDGVDLTIADGDRLVIQGPTGGGKSTLLQMLGGLDKPSDGSIELDGTDLAKLSEAKLTTVRSENIGFVFQSFNLIPTLTAQENVETALVPLGVKAKERRQRAAEALESVGLGERLGHLPAELSGGQQQRVAIARALVKRPKVLLADEPTGNLDESTRDEIMEVLETLWKEHGLTFIMVTHDSALAKKAPRVATIRKGRITVKENAKA, encoded by the coding sequence ATGTACGTACTCACGGGTGTCACCAAGCGGTACTCGCGCGGCAAGGACACCGTCACCGCGCTCGACGGGGTCGATCTCACCATCGCCGATGGGGATCGGCTGGTCATCCAAGGGCCCACCGGGGGCGGCAAGTCGACGTTGCTGCAGATGCTCGGGGGGTTGGACAAGCCGTCCGACGGGAGCATCGAACTCGACGGGACCGATCTGGCGAAGCTGTCGGAGGCGAAGCTCACGACGGTGCGGAGCGAGAACATCGGGTTCGTGTTCCAGAGCTTCAACCTCATCCCGACACTGACCGCGCAGGAGAACGTCGAGACGGCCCTCGTGCCGCTCGGGGTGAAGGCGAAGGAGCGGCGGCAGCGGGCCGCGGAGGCGTTGGAGTCGGTGGGTCTGGGGGAGCGGCTCGGGCATCTGCCGGCCGAACTCTCCGGCGGACAGCAGCAACGCGTCGCGATCGCCCGCGCGTTGGTGAAGCGCCCCAAGGTGCTGCTCGCCGACGAGCCCACCGGCAACCTCGACGAGTCCACCCGCGACGAGATCATGGAGGTGCTGGAGACCCTGTGGAAGGAGCACGGGCTCACTTTCATCATGGTCACCCACGACTCGGCGCTCGCGAAGAAGGCCCCCCGGGTCGCGACGATCCGCAAGGGGCGGATCACGGTGAAGGAGAACGCCAAGGCCTGA
- a CDS encoding ABC transporter permease, whose translation MFFTYLRRELRRRRKAALVVASGLALGIALVIVVSSVSSGMEKAQAKVLESLYGLGTDMTVTKAAAAPGENGGERPRFEFDAQDNDSDEQQSSDLVRVQGFQTLAGSTVTEVGEQAGVAEAVGGLSLQVIKVDGQFRRGQFEQDESAGGQPQGGPGGGGQNGGGTGQPGGRVEGGGAQFDVDNYSVYGTDVTEPALGPLTSSKITSGRTFKTSETNAKVVVADKSYAKEKELKVGDSVTVNSVKYEVIGIATPDSGDAAANLYMPLKQAQTLSDSKDKVTTIYVKASDSQRIDSVKAAIQKNIDGTTVTTSADLAKTVSGSLSTASSLASNVGRWLSIAVLLAAFLVAGLLTSSAVSRRVREFGTLKALGWKSGRVTRQVVGEAVVNGLVGGALGIALGLGGAYLVTAISPSLQAEIGATGGGFGGGPGGGAPGGGGFPGGGGPGGAQQTASNALEVALTAPVSVTTIGVAVGLAVAGGLIAGAFGGWRASRLRPADALRRVE comes from the coding sequence GAACTGCGCCGCCGCAGAAAGGCGGCCCTCGTCGTCGCCTCCGGCCTCGCCCTGGGCATCGCGCTGGTCATCGTGGTCAGTTCCGTGTCCTCGGGCATGGAGAAGGCGCAGGCGAAAGTGCTCGAATCCCTGTACGGCCTGGGGACGGACATGACCGTCACCAAGGCCGCCGCCGCGCCCGGCGAGAACGGCGGCGAACGCCCGCGGTTCGAGTTCGACGCCCAGGACAACGACTCCGACGAGCAGCAGAGCAGCGACCTCGTCCGCGTCCAGGGCTTCCAGACGCTGGCCGGTTCGACCGTCACCGAGGTGGGTGAGCAGGCGGGCGTCGCCGAGGCCGTCGGCGGTCTCAGCCTCCAGGTCATCAAGGTGGACGGGCAGTTCCGGCGCGGCCAGTTCGAGCAGGACGAGAGCGCCGGGGGCCAGCCGCAGGGCGGTCCCGGCGGCGGTGGCCAGAACGGTGGCGGCACCGGGCAGCCCGGGGGCCGGGTCGAGGGCGGCGGCGCCCAGTTCGACGTCGACAACTACTCGGTGTACGGCACGGACGTCACCGAGCCCGCGCTGGGCCCGCTGACCTCCTCGAAGATCACCAGCGGTCGTACGTTCAAGACGTCCGAGACGAACGCCAAGGTCGTCGTCGCGGACAAGTCGTACGCCAAGGAGAAGGAGCTGAAGGTCGGGGACAGCGTCACCGTCAACAGCGTCAAGTACGAGGTCATCGGCATCGCGACGCCCGACAGCGGGGACGCGGCGGCCAACCTCTACATGCCGCTGAAGCAGGCGCAGACCCTCAGCGACTCCAAGGACAAGGTCACCACGATCTACGTCAAGGCGAGCGACTCGCAGCGGATCGACAGCGTCAAGGCGGCCATCCAGAAGAACATCGACGGCACGACCGTCACCACCTCCGCCGACCTCGCCAAGACGGTCTCCGGGTCGCTGTCCACCGCCTCCTCCCTGGCGTCCAACGTCGGCAGGTGGCTGTCGATCGCGGTGCTCCTGGCCGCGTTCCTGGTGGCCGGACTGCTCACCTCGTCGGCCGTGTCGCGGCGGGTACGGGAGTTCGGCACGCTCAAGGCGCTCGGGTGGAAGTCGGGGCGGGTGACCCGGCAGGTCGTCGGTGAGGCCGTCGTCAACGGGCTCGTGGGCGGCGCGCTCGGGATCGCGCTGGGGCTCGGCGGGGCGTACCTCGTGACGGCCATCAGTCCGTCGCTGCAGGCGGAGATCGGCGCGACGGGCGGCGGCTTCGGCGGCGGTCCCGGTGGTGGCGCTCCCGGCGGTGGCGGCTTCCCCGGTGGCGGCGGACCCGGTGGTGCCCAGCAGACGGCCTCCAACGCGCTGGAAGTCGCCCTCACCGCGCCGGTGAGTGTCACGACGATCGGTGTCGCGGTGGGGCTCGCCGTCGCGGGTGGGCTGATCGCGGGGGCGTTCGGCGGATGGCGGGCGTCCCGGCTGCGACCGGCGGACGCGTTGCGGCGCGTGGAGTAG